The genomic stretch ATGCGATGCAGGGCGGTTCCTCCCACGAGAAGCACGCGTGGTTCGGCAAGTACAAGGGCCGCATCGCCAACTTCCTGTCGGCAGCCGGTTACGACGCGAAAGCCGCCGAGAAGCAGTGGTTCGAGCGCCAACGCACCGGAAAGACCGGCACACCCTGAAACGCCGCCTTCGTCATCCCCGAGATCTTTCGTTCGTCATGTTTTCTTCCTTCTTTTCTCTTCCATCCCTGCGAGGCACCGCCGCGCTCGTTTTGTGCGCCGCGTTCGGTTTTCAGGCTCTCGCGCAATACCCGCAGATCAACGCCGAGGTGAAGGCCGAGTCCGATGCCCGCAAAGCCGCCTCCGATCGTCGTTCCGACGAAGCTTGGGCGCGCGCCTTGCCGACCGTGCAGGCGTGGGCGGCGAAAGGGCGACCGTATCAACCCGGCGCCGCAAAGCCCTCCGATCTCCTGCAGGCTTCGATCCCCGCGTTTCCCGGCGCCGAAGGCGGCGGCATGTTCAGCTTCGGCGGTCGCGGTGGAAAAGTCTACGTCGTCACGACGCTCGACGACAGCGGCCCGGGCAGCTTCCGCGAGGCGTGCGAAGCGGGTGGCCCGCGCATCGTGATCTTCAATGTCGCGGGCATCATTCGCTTGAAGGAACGCATCCGCATCCGCGCGCCCTACATCACGATCAACGGGGCCACCGCACCTGGCGACGGCGTCTGCATCGCGGGCGACACCGTGGAACTCGAGACGCACGACGTCGTGATCCGCCACATGCGTTTCCGCCGCGGCTCGACATGGGTCGGCGATCGCAACGATTCGATCGGCGGCAACCCGATCGGCAACATCATGATCGACCATGTATCCGCAAGTTGGGGACTGGACGAGAACATGTCCATGTATCGCCACATGTACGACCACGACGGCGATCCTTCCACGCCCGACCTGAAGTTGCCGACGGTCAACATCACCATCCAAAACTCGATCTTCAGCGAAGCGCTCAACACCTACCATCATGCGTTCGGAAGCACGATCGGTGGTTACAACGCCACGTTCATGCGCAACCTCTGGGCGAACAACACGGGCCGCAATCCGAGCATCGGCATGATCTACGACTTCACGTTCGCCAACAACGTGATCTTCAACTGGCGCCACCGCACCGTCGACGGCGGTGATCACCGCAGTTTCTACACGATCGTGAACAACTACTTCAAACCGGGCCCGGTCACGCCGCGCGACCAACCCATCGGCTGGCGCATCCTCAAGCCCGAGTCGCGCCGCGCGAATCCACCGGTCGACGACTATGGGTTCGCCCATGTCGCGGGAAACATCGTGGAGGGCAACCTCCGTGTCACGGCCGACAACTGGGCCGGCGGCGTGCAACCGCAACCGCGTGGCGATCCGGCGGCGGTCCTCTCCGCGGTCCGTGCCTCCGAGCCCTACCCGCACGCGTCGATCTCGCTGCTCTCCGCCGCCGAGGCCTACCAGCTCGTGCTTGCGCAGTCCGGCGCCACGCTGCCACGGCGTGATCCGGTCGACGTGCGCGTAGTCGAGACGGTCCGCACCGGCGAGGTGACCGCGAAGGCCGGACCCGACGCGGACGCACCCATGCAGACGGTCGGATTCTCGCGCTACGAGGGCATGATCGAGGGCATCATCGCCGACATCGACAAGGGCATCATCACCGATCCCGAGCAGGTCGGTGGTTACCCCGTGTATTCGGGAACTCCATACAAGGACAGCGACGGTGACGGCATGCCTGACGAGTGGGAGCGCGCGCACGGGCTCGATCCGAGCGATCCTTCCGACGCCTCGGCCGACGCGAACGGCGACGGTTACACCAACATCGAAGACTTCATCAACGGCATGGATCCGCGAGCGCCGGCGCAGAACTGGTCGCGACCCGCGACATACGTCGACCTCTGGGGCCATCTCGAATCGTGAAGTCTCCCTCGGGCGTCGCGTGCGCCGCGCTCACGGGCGCGTTGGGCTGGTTCGTCGCGGCGAGCGCTTCCCAAGGGCCGATCCGCGTCGATCTCAACATGGACACCGATCGACGCGACGTGCTTTCGATCGAGACGGTGAACTGGCGCATCCGGGCCGAATCGGAAAACCGGCTCGAATTGCCCGGCGGCGCGAGTGCGACCCTGCGCGTCGTCGACGGATCGCCGGCCGCGGCCGAGTGGTGGAAGGCGGGACTCGACTTTCCCGCCCGTCTCGCGACGGACGGCGTGTGCGCGGCGAGCGCGCTCGAGTTGAGGTTCTCGGGACTTCCCGCGGGAAGGCATTCGCTCGCAAGTCTGCACAACGCGCTCGGCCCGGAGCCCGACGCGACCTTCGACGTGGCAGTCGACGGAGAGACGCGCGCCGAAGGCCTGCTTCCGTCTCATCGCGTGCTCGACGATGCCGACGCGCTGGCTGCATACGTCGAGTTCGATGCAGTCGATGGGCGCGACGTCGTGGTACGTTTCACGCCGACGGCGCACGACGGAGCACGCGTGTGGCTCAACGGATTCGCGCTCGGCGCGGCCGATCCGACACGGGTCGCCTCCCGACCGTATCCAGGAAATCGTGACGAGCACGCGCCCGGAGACCCGGTGCTCTCGTGGCGCGCGGCCGCGGGCGCGGTGGAGCACCGCGTTTTTCTCGGGGCCGATGCCTCCCGCGTCGCGAACGCCTCGATCGACGACGTGGAGTTTCGTGGCGCCACCGCGCAGTCCGAGTTTCCCACGGCCGCGCTCACGCTCGACCACATGCGCATGTGGCATTGGCGCGTGGATACGGTCTTCGCCGACGGCTCCGTCCAGCGTGGCGAGACGTGGCGGTTTCGTCCGCGCCACCTCGCGTTTCCAGGTGCGGAAGGCATGGGGCGTTTCGCGATCGGCGGGCGCGGAGGACGCGTGATCGCGGTGACCACGCTCGAAGACGACGGTCCGGGCTCGCTACGTGAGGCGATCGAAGCCGAAGGGCCGCGCACGGTAGTGTTTCGAGTCGGTGGCGCCATCCGGCTGAAGTCGCGCTTGGTGATTCGCAATCCTTACATCACCATCGCTGGTCAGACGGCTCCCGGCGACGGCATCGCGGTGCACGGCTACATGCTCGCGGCCGGGAGCACGCACGACGTGATCATCCGCTTCATGCGCATCCGGGTCGGCGACGCATCGGGCGAGACCATGGACGGCTCGGGTCTCGGCGGCTGCGACCACAGCATCATGGATCATTGCTCGATCGCGTGGTCGATCGACGAAGGTTTCAGCT from Opitutales bacterium ASA1 encodes the following:
- a CDS encoding polysaccharide lyase encodes the protein MFSSFFSLPSLRGTAALVLCAAFGFQALAQYPQINAEVKAESDARKAASDRRSDEAWARALPTVQAWAAKGRPYQPGAAKPSDLLQASIPAFPGAEGGGMFSFGGRGGKVYVVTTLDDSGPGSFREACEAGGPRIVIFNVAGIIRLKERIRIRAPYITINGATAPGDGVCIAGDTVELETHDVVIRHMRFRRGSTWVGDRNDSIGGNPIGNIMIDHVSASWGLDENMSMYRHMYDHDGDPSTPDLKLPTVNITIQNSIFSEALNTYHHAFGSTIGGYNATFMRNLWANNTGRNPSIGMIYDFTFANNVIFNWRHRTVDGGDHRSFYTIVNNYFKPGPVTPRDQPIGWRILKPESRRANPPVDDYGFAHVAGNIVEGNLRVTADNWAGGVQPQPRGDPAAVLSAVRASEPYPHASISLLSAAEAYQLVLAQSGATLPRRDPVDVRVVETVRTGEVTAKAGPDADAPMQTVGFSRYEGMIEGIIADIDKGIITDPEQVGGYPVYSGTPYKDSDGDGMPDEWERAHGLDPSDPSDASADANGDGYTNIEDFINGMDPRAPAQNWSRPATYVDLWGHLES